From the Musa acuminata AAA Group cultivar baxijiao chromosome BXJ3-7, Cavendish_Baxijiao_AAA, whole genome shotgun sequence genome, one window contains:
- the LOC135642972 gene encoding uncharacterized protein LOC135642972, whose amino-acid sequence MGNLNANLVLLMLALLLSALPLKGASNTDEYIPVTPVKYLTLANVPGGVLAGYNQCSDCRCCSANNPSNCVTTKCCYKLICHEATNPAAICSYRPVACHCDNCI is encoded by the exons ATGGGTAACCTCAACGCCAACCTCGTTCTGCTGATGCTGGCTCTCCTGCTCTCTGCTCTTCCCCTCAAAG GAGCATCCAACACAGATGAGTACATACCTGTGACTCCCGTCAAGTACCTGACTCTGGCCAATGTGCCCGGCGGTGTGCTGGCCGGTTACAATCAGTGCTCGGACTGCCGGTGTTGTTCCGCCAACAACCCGAGCAACTGCGTGACGACAAAGTGTTGCTACAAGTTGATCTGCCACGAGGCCACCAATCCAGCGGCCATATGCTCGTATAGGCCGGTGGCCTGCCACTGCGACAACTGCATTTGA